A genomic window from Streptomyces sp. NBC_01429 includes:
- a CDS encoding DUF1059 domain-containing protein — protein MRKTVDCRDFPSETQCSLAITGEEDEVVRAAGEHAASVHGHENTPELREQIRTMLKDDAPQHA, from the coding sequence ATGCGCAAAACAGTCGACTGCCGGGATTTCCCCAGTGAGACGCAGTGCTCCCTCGCCATCACCGGCGAGGAGGACGAGGTCGTCCGCGCCGCGGGTGAACACGCCGCTTCCGTGCACGGGCACGAGAACACTCCGGAGCTGCGGGAGCAGATCAGGACCATGCTCAAGGACGATGCTCCACAGCACGCCTGA